In Bos mutus isolate GX-2022 chromosome 10, NWIPB_WYAK_1.1, whole genome shotgun sequence, a single window of DNA contains:
- the STON2 gene encoding stonin-2 isoform X4, whose product MPCWTCPSFDSLGRCPLPSESSWTTHSEDTSSPSFGPSYTDLQLVSAGEQSGLASGADSTDNSSSLQEDEEVEMEAISWQAGSPAMNGHPTTPVTSARFPSWVTFDDNEVSGPLSPITSPLKPETLPLASVTPDGPYNSTGSFKKRERPKSSLMNFSKVQKLDVSSVSRPPAVPEAPPWRATNPFLNETLQDVQPSPINPFRAFFEEQERRAQSSSVSSTLGKSQRDSLIVVYRDAISFDDSSRNQSRSDAVEKLKRLQIEDSDHLGGVTLPDDDPAAWAELDAHPAGSEQSPPRDGWPMMLRIPEKKNIMSSRHWGPIYIKLTDGGYLQLYYEQGLERPFREFKLEMYHEISEPRLQNYDENGRIHSLRIDRVTYKEKKKYQPKPAVAHLAEREQVIKLGTTNYEDFLSFIRAVQDRLMELPVLSTELSTVGLNYLEEEMTVDVQDEFSGLVSKGDNQILQHRVLTRIHVLSFLSGLAECRLGLNDVLVKGNEVVSRQDIVPTTTTKWIRLHECRFHGCVDEDVFRGSRVILFNPLDACRFELMRFRTVFAEKTLPFTLRTAASIHGAEVEVQSWLRMSAGFSSNWDPLTQVPCENVMVRYPVPSEWVKNFRRESVLGEKSLKAKVNRGASFGSASISGSEPVMRVTLGTAKYEHAFNAIVWRINRLPDKNSASGHPHCFFCHLELGSDREVPSRFANHVNVEFSMPTTSASKAAVRSISVEDKTDVRKWVNYSAHYSYKVEIEQKKSLKLDLEGDDMENPKECGVQ is encoded by the exons acAATTCCTCCTCTCTTCAGGAGGATGAAGAGGTAGAGATGGAGGCCATCAGCTGGCAGGCCGGCAGCCCGGCCATGAACGGGCACCCCACCACACCAGTGACCTCTGCGCGTTTCCCCAGCTGGGTCACTTTTGATGACAATGAAGTCAGCGGCCCTTTGTCCCCCATCACGTCTCCTCTGAAGCCAGAAACACTGCCTCTCGCCTCTGTGACCCCAGATGGACCTTACAACTCAACAGGGTCATTTAAGAAGAGGGAACGGCCCAAGAGCTCTTTGATGAACTTCTCCAAAGTTCAGAAGCTAGACGTGTCCTCCGTAAGCCGTCCGCCTGCCGTGCCAGAGGCTCCACCGTGGCGGGCCACCAATCCTTTTCTGAATGAGACGCTACAGGATGTACAGCCCTCCCCCATCAACCCTTTCCGGGCTTTCTTTGAGGAGCAGGAGAGGCGAGCCCAGAGCAGTTCTGTGTCCAGTACCCTAGGCAAGAGCCAGAGAGATTCCCTCATTGTCGTCTACCGGGACGCCATCAGTTTTGATGACTCGAGCCGAAACCAGTCACGCTCGGATGCTGTGGAAAAACTCAAGAGGCTCCAAATCGAGGATTCCGACCACTTGGGTGGTGTGACACTCCCTGATGATGACCCGGCCGCCTGGGCTGAACTGGATGCCCACCCAGCAGGCTCCGAGcagtccccacccagggatgggtGGCCCATGATGCTTAGGATCCCCGAGAAGAAGAACATCATGTCCTCTAGGCACTGGGGACCCATCTACATCAAACTGACGGACGGTGGTTACCTGCAGCTGTATTACGAGCAGGGCCTGGAGAGGCCATTCCGTGAGTTCAAGCTGGAGATGTACCATGAGATTTCTGAACCCCGGCTCCAAAACTACGACGAGAATGGTAGGATCCACAGCTTGCGGATAGACCGGGTCACCTACAAGGAGAAGAAGAAGTACCAGCCTAAACCCGCCGTGGCCCACTTGGCCGAGAGGGAGCAAGTCATCAAGCTGGGCACCACCAACTACGAGGACTTCCTGAGCTTCATCCGTGCGGTTCAGGACCGCCTCATGGAGCTGCCGGTGTTGTCAACGGAGCTGAGCACGGTCGGCCTGAACTACCTGGAAGAGGAGATGACGGTGGACGTCCAAGATGAATTCTCTGGCCTCGTGAGCAAGGGAGACAACCAGATCCTCCAGCACCGTGTCCTGACACGGATCCACGTGCTGAGCTTCCTCTCGGGCCTGGCCGAGTGCCGGCTGGGTCTCAACGACGTCCTGGTCAAAGGGAACGAGGTGGTGTCCCGCCAGGACATCGTGCCCACCACTACCACCAAGTGGATCCGGCTCCACGAGTGCCGCTTCCACGGCTGCGTGGATGAGGACGTGTTCCGCGGCTCGCGCGTCATCCTCTTCAACCCTCTGGACGCCTGCCGCTTCGAGCTCATGCGGTTCCGGACCGTGTTCGCTGAGAAGACCTTGCCCTTCACGCTCAGGACGGCGGCGAGCATCCACGGGGCGGAGGTGGAGGTGCAGAGCTGGCTGAGGATGTCGGCGGGCTTCTCCTCCAACTGGGACCCCCTCACCCAGGTCCCCTGCGAGAATGTGATGGTCCGCTACCCCGTGCCCAGCGAGTGGGTGAAAAACTTCCGCAGGGAAAGCGTCCTGGGGGAGAAGTCTCTGAAAGCCAAAGTGAACCGGGGGGCAAGTTTTGGCTCAGCCAGCATTTCCGGCTCTGAGCCGGTCATGAGAGTCACCCTGGGGACTGCCAAGTACGAGCACGCTTTCAATGCCATCGTGTGGAGGATAAACCGACTGCCCGACAAAAACTCAG cttctggtcacCCACACTGTTTCTTCTGCCACCTTGAACTTGGCTCGGACCGGGAAGTGCCTTCCAGATTTGCCAATCATGTGAACGTCGAGTTCAGCATGCCTACAACGTCTGCCTCCAAAGCTGCTGTGAGATCCATCTCAGTGGAAGACAAGACGGACGTCAGGAAGTGGGTCAATTATTCCGCACACTACAGCTACAAG GTGGAAATTGAGCAAAAAAAGAGTTTGAAGCTGGACTTGGAAGGAGACGacatggaaaatcccaaggagtgCGGGGTCCAGTGA